A region from the Engraulis encrasicolus isolate BLACKSEA-1 chromosome 18, IST_EnEncr_1.0, whole genome shotgun sequence genome encodes:
- the pla2g7 gene encoding platelet-activating factor acetylhydrolase isoform X2 has protein sequence MGNSGSSSQSTGMRIPPGSGPHQVGCTDLMVGHTIQGTFLRLYYPCNSAEGLEGPDWIPSKEYFNGLADFMKINRTLSERIFDYLFGHCKIPAVWNASFKQGAKYPVVIFSHGLGAFRTLYSAICCELASQGFIVAAVEHRDESSSATYYFTEKSEEEQQKEPASCKAPSLIPPHLQQQWMYYRALKPGESEFPLRNKQVKQRADECVRALDLLVEINSGTCVENVLRTQFDFTTLENSMDLCKIAIMGHSFGGATVIEGLCKEGRFKCGVALDTWMAPIDEEIFPRVKQPIFFINSEKFQWGGNIARIRKLDSAYIPRKMITIRGTVHQSFPDFTFLTGNWLGKLLKLKGEINPYIAMDLINRASLAFLQRHLSLDRDFNQWDPLIDGKDENLIQGTNVRELQSSI, from the exons ATGGGGAATTCGGGTTCTAGCAGCCAAAGCACGGGCATGCGCATCCCACCGGGCAGCGGACCCCATCAGGTGGGATGCACGGATCTCATGGTGGGCCACACGATACAG GGGACTTTCCTTAGGCTCTACTACCCATGCAACTCAGCAGAGGGGTTGGAGGGGCCAGACTGGATACCCAGTAAGGAGTATTTCAATGGACTGGCCGACTTCATGAAGATCAACCGCACACTCAGCGAACGCATTTTTGACTACCTCTTCG GGCATTGTAAAATCCCTGCTGTGTGGAACGCTTCCTTTAAGCAAGGTGCTAAGTATCCGGTTGTTATCTTTTCACATGGACTGGGTGCTTTCAG GACTTTGTACTCAGCCATTTGTTGTGAACTAGCCTCCCAAGGCTTCATCGTGGCTGCCGTGGAGCACAG GGACGAGTCTTCGTCTGCCACCTATTACTTCACGGAGAAGAGTGAGGAAGAACAGCAGAAAGAGCCGGCGTCGTGTAAGGCCCCCAGTCTTATACCCCCCCACCTCCAGCAGCAGTGGATGTACTACCGGGCCCTCAAGCCTGGGGAGAGTGAGTTCCCACTCAGGAACAAACAG GTAAAGCAGAGGGCAGATGAGTGTGTTCGGGCGTTGGACCTCCTGGTAGAAATCAACTCTGGAACCTGTGTGGAAAATGTCCTACGCACACAGTTCGACTTCACAACACTAGAG AACTCTATGGACCTGTGTAAAATTGCCATTATGGGCCATTCATTTGGAGGAGCCACTGTCATTGAAGGGTTATGCAAGGAGGGGAGATTCAA GTGTGGTGTTGCATTGGACACATGGATGGCCCCCATAGACGAGGAGATCTTCCCTCGAGTGAAGCAGCCCATCTTCTTCATCAACTCAGAGAAGTTCCAGTGGGGAGGCAACATAGCGCGCATTAGGAAGCTTGATTCTGCATACATTCCACGCAAAATGATTACCATCAG GGGCACTGTGCACCAGAGTTTCCCAGACTTCACTTTCCTGACGGGCAACTGGCTGGGCAAGCTGCTGAAGCTGAAGGGGGAGATCAACCCCTACATAGCTATGGACCTGATCAACAGAGCCTCTCTGGCCTTCTTGCAGAGACACCTGT CACTTGACCGAGACTTTAACCAGTGGGATCCTCTGATTGACGGGAAGGACGAGAACTTGATCCAGGGCACTAATGTTCGGGAACTGCAGTCGTCTATATGA
- the pla2g7 gene encoding platelet-activating factor acetylhydrolase isoform X1 — protein MPSCCCLRLEANTSSKLVSEGYPARSMFTYVGFIQLAVAKKIYDFSKSAAGVRHKWSWAAALAMGNSGSSSQSTGMRIPPGSGPHQVGCTDLMVGHTIQGTFLRLYYPCNSAEGLEGPDWIPSKEYFNGLADFMKINRTLSERIFDYLFGHCKIPAVWNASFKQGAKYPVVIFSHGLGAFRTLYSAICCELASQGFIVAAVEHRDESSSATYYFTEKSEEEQQKEPASCKAPSLIPPHLQQQWMYYRALKPGESEFPLRNKQVKQRADECVRALDLLVEINSGTCVENVLRTQFDFTTLENSMDLCKIAIMGHSFGGATVIEGLCKEGRFKCGVALDTWMAPIDEEIFPRVKQPIFFINSEKFQWGGNIARIRKLDSAYIPRKMITIRGTVHQSFPDFTFLTGNWLGKLLKLKGEINPYIAMDLINRASLAFLQRHLSLDRDFNQWDPLIDGKDENLIQGTNVRELQSSI, from the exons ATGCCATCATGCTGTTGTTTACGACTGGAAGCTAACACTAGCTCGAAGCTAGTCAGTGAAGGCTACCCAGCACGTTCAATGTTCACCTATGTCGGATTTATACAACTGGCGGTGGCTAAAAAGATTTATGACTTTTCCAAATCAGCAGCAG GCGTGAGGCACAAGTGGAGTTGGGCTGCAGCGCTGGCCATGGGGAATTCGGGTTCTAGCAGCCAAAGCACGGGCATGCGCATCCCACCGGGCAGCGGACCCCATCAGGTGGGATGCACGGATCTCATGGTGGGCCACACGATACAG GGGACTTTCCTTAGGCTCTACTACCCATGCAACTCAGCAGAGGGGTTGGAGGGGCCAGACTGGATACCCAGTAAGGAGTATTTCAATGGACTGGCCGACTTCATGAAGATCAACCGCACACTCAGCGAACGCATTTTTGACTACCTCTTCG GGCATTGTAAAATCCCTGCTGTGTGGAACGCTTCCTTTAAGCAAGGTGCTAAGTATCCGGTTGTTATCTTTTCACATGGACTGGGTGCTTTCAG GACTTTGTACTCAGCCATTTGTTGTGAACTAGCCTCCCAAGGCTTCATCGTGGCTGCCGTGGAGCACAG GGACGAGTCTTCGTCTGCCACCTATTACTTCACGGAGAAGAGTGAGGAAGAACAGCAGAAAGAGCCGGCGTCGTGTAAGGCCCCCAGTCTTATACCCCCCCACCTCCAGCAGCAGTGGATGTACTACCGGGCCCTCAAGCCTGGGGAGAGTGAGTTCCCACTCAGGAACAAACAG GTAAAGCAGAGGGCAGATGAGTGTGTTCGGGCGTTGGACCTCCTGGTAGAAATCAACTCTGGAACCTGTGTGGAAAATGTCCTACGCACACAGTTCGACTTCACAACACTAGAG AACTCTATGGACCTGTGTAAAATTGCCATTATGGGCCATTCATTTGGAGGAGCCACTGTCATTGAAGGGTTATGCAAGGAGGGGAGATTCAA GTGTGGTGTTGCATTGGACACATGGATGGCCCCCATAGACGAGGAGATCTTCCCTCGAGTGAAGCAGCCCATCTTCTTCATCAACTCAGAGAAGTTCCAGTGGGGAGGCAACATAGCGCGCATTAGGAAGCTTGATTCTGCATACATTCCACGCAAAATGATTACCATCAG GGGCACTGTGCACCAGAGTTTCCCAGACTTCACTTTCCTGACGGGCAACTGGCTGGGCAAGCTGCTGAAGCTGAAGGGGGAGATCAACCCCTACATAGCTATGGACCTGATCAACAGAGCCTCTCTGGCCTTCTTGCAGAGACACCTGT CACTTGACCGAGACTTTAACCAGTGGGATCCTCTGATTGACGGGAAGGACGAGAACTTGATCCAGGGCACTAATGTTCGGGAACTGCAGTCGTCTATATGA